From a single Phocoena sinus isolate mPhoSin1 chromosome 1, mPhoSin1.pri, whole genome shotgun sequence genomic region:
- the GBA gene encoding LOW QUALITY PROTEIN: lysosomal acid glucosylceramidase (The sequence of the model RefSeq protein was modified relative to this genomic sequence to represent the inferred CDS: deleted 3 bases in 3 codons), translated as MEGQMEGRSVPSPRDRVGIMAPSLMGLLLLQAVSLASGARPCSPKSFGYSSVVCVCNATYCDSLDPLTLPDPGTFSRFESTRSGRRMELSLGTIQANRTGTGLLLTLQPDQKFQKVKGFGGAMTDAAALNILALSPPARDLLLKCTSLKKESNTTSWRVPMASCDFSIRTYTYADTPDDFQLLNFSLPEEDVKLKIPLIHQALELAQRPVSLFASPWTSPTWLKTNGAVMGRGHSRVHPGDLYHQTWARYFVKFLDAYAEHKLQFWAVTAENEPSAGLFSGYPFQCLGFTPEHQRDFIACDLGPTLANSTHRNVRLLMLDDQRLLLPHWAQVVLADPEAAKYVHGIAVHWYLDFLAPAKATLGETHRLFPDTMLFASEACVGSKFWEQSVRLGSWDRGMQYSHSIITNLLYHVVGWTDWNLALNPEGGPNWVRNFVDSPIIVDIAKDTFYKQPMFYHLGHFSKFIPEGSQRVGLVASEKNDLDTVALIHPDGSAVVVVLNAPLRMWPLTIKDPAVGFVETISPGYSIHTYLWRRQ; from the exons ATGGAGGGACAGATGGAGGGAAG GAGTGTACCAAGCCCCAGGGACAGAGTAGGCATCATGGCTCCCAGCCTCATGGGATTGCTTCTGCTTCAGGCCGTGTCGTTGGCATCAG GTGCCCGCCCCTGCAGCCCTAAAAGCTTTGGCTACAGCTCAGTGGTCTGTGTCTGCAATGCTACGTACTGTGACTCTCTTGACCCCCTGACCCTGCCTGACCCCGGCACCTTCAGCCGCTTTGAGAGCACACGCAGTGGGCGCCGAATGGAGCTGAGTCTGGGGACCATCCAGGCCAACCGCACAGGCACAG GGCTGCTGTTGACCCTGCAGCCAGATCAGAAGTTCCAGAAAGTGAAGGGTTTTGGAGGGGCCATGACAGATGCTGCTGCTCTCAACATCCTTGCCCTGTCACCTCCTGCACGGGATTTACTACTCAAATGTACTTCTCTAAAGAAG GAATCGAATACAACATCGTGGCGGGTCCCCATGGCCAGCTGTGACTTCTCCATCCGCACCTACACCTATGCTGACACCCCTGATGACTTCCAGTTGCTCAACTTCAGCCTCCCAGAGGAAGATGTCAAGCTCAAG ATACCCCTGATTCACCAAGCCCTGGAGTTGGCCCAGCGCCCTGTCTCACTCTTTGCCAGTCCCTGGACATCACCCACTTGGCTCAAGACCAATGGGGCAGTGATGGGAAGGGGACACTCAAGGGTACATCCAGGGGATCTCTACCACCAGACCTGGGCCAGATACTTTGTCAA GTTCCTGGATGCCTATGCTGAGCACAAGTTACAGTTCTGGGCAGTGACAGCTGAGAACGAGCCTTCTGCAGGGCTATTTAGCGGGTACCCCTTCCAGTGCCTGGGCTTCACCCCTGAACACCAGCGAGACTTCATCGCCTGTGACCTGGGCCCCACCCTGGCCAATAGTACACACCGCAACGTCCGACTGCTCATGCTAGATGACCAACGCCTGCTGCTGCCTCACTGGGCCCAGGTG GTGCTGGCAGACCCAGAAGCAGCTAAGTATGTTCATGGCATCGCTGTACATTGGTACCTGGACTTTCTGGCTCCAGCAAAAGCCACCCTGGGGGAGACACATCGCCTGTTC CCCGACACCATGCTCTTTGCCTCAGAGGCCTGTGTGGGCTCCAAGTTCTGGGAGCAGAGCGTGCGGCTGGGCTCCTGGGATCGAGGGATGCAGTACAGCCACAGCATCATCACG AACCTCCTCTACCATGTGGTTGGCTGGACTGACTGGAACCTTGCCCTAAACCCTGAG GGGGGACCCAATTGGGTGCGCAACTTTGTCGACAGT CCCATCATTGTGGACATCGCCAAGGACACATTTTACAAACAGCCCATGTTTTACCACCTTGGCCACTTCAG CAAGTTCATTCCTGAGGGATCTCAGAGAGTGGGGCTGGTTGCCAGTGAGAAGAATGACTTGGACACAGTGGCACTGATACATCCCGATGGCTCTGCAGTTGTGGTTGTGCTAAACG ctcctCTAAGGATGTGGCCTCTTACCATCAAGGATCCTGCTGTGGGCTTCGTGGAAACTATCTCACCTGGCTACTCCATTCACACCTACCTGTGGCGTCGCCAGTGA
- the MTX1 gene encoding metaxin-1 isoform X1 yields MAAPMELFCWAGGWGLPSVDLDSLAVLTYARFTGAPLKVHKITNPWRSPSGTLPALQTSHGEVISVPHKIITHLRKEKYNADYDLSARQGADTLAFMSLLEEKLLPVLIHTFWVDAKNYVEVTRKWYAEAMPFPLNFFLPGRMQRQYVERLQLLCGEHRPEEEEELEKELYQEARECLTLLSQRLGSQKFFFGDAPASLDAFVFSYLALLQQAKLPSGKLQAHLRGLHNLCAYCTHILSLYFPWEGGKGQMGGGWALALRRVGRDQKPAPRPTFLPCPSAEVPPPRQTPANPETEEEPYRRRNQILSVLAGLAAMAGYALLSGIVSIHRAPPARAPRTRALGMAEEVEEE; encoded by the exons ATGGCGGCGCCCATGGAGCTGTTCtgctgggcagggggctggggcctgCCCTCAGTGGACCTGGACAGCCTGGCCGTGCTG ACCTATGCCAGATTTACTGGTGCCCCACTCAAGGTGCACAAGATCACCAACCCCTGGCGGAGCCCTTCAG GAACTCTGCCTGCCCTTCAGACCAGTCACGGAGAGGTCATCTCAGTACCACACAAGATCATCACCCACCTTCGAAAAGAG AAGTACAATGCTGATTATGATCTGTCAGCCCGGCAAGGAGCAGACACCTTGGCCTTTATGTCTCTGCTGGAGGAGAAGCTGCTCCCGGTGCTG ATACATACTTTCTGGGTAGACGCCAAGAACTATGTGGAAGTAACCCGGAAGTGGTACGCAGAGGCTATGCCCTTTCCCCTCAACTTCTTCCTGCCTGGCCGCATGCAGCGGCAGTACGTGGAGCGGCTGCAGCTGCTGTGTGGGGAGCACAggccagaggaggaggaagagctgGAGAAGGAG CTGTACCAGGAAGCTCGGGAATGCCTGACCCTTCTCTCTCAGCGCCTGGGCTCTCAGAAATTCTTCTTTGGAGATGC CCCCGCCTCCCTGGATGCCTTTGTCTTCAGCTACTTGGCCCTGCTGCAGCAGGCGAAGCTGCCCAGTGGGAAACTGCAGGCCCACCTGCGGGGGCTGCACAACCTGTGTGCCTACTGCACCCATATCCTCAGCCTCTACTTCCCTTGGGAGGGAGGTAAGGGGCagatgggtggggggtgggcgcTCGCTCTGCGGAGAGTGGGCAGGGACCAGAAACCAGCCCCCCGAcccaccttccttccttgccCCTCAGCTGAGGTGCCACCTCCACGCCAGACACCAGCAAACCCAGAGACTGAGGAGGAGCCATATCGGCGCCGGAACCAGATCCTATCCGTGTTGGCGGGGCTGGCAGCCATGGCGGGTTATGCCTTGCTCAGTGGCATTGTCTCCATCCACCGGGCACCACCTGCCCGGGCCCCACGCACACGGGCCCTGGGCATGGCTGAGGAGGTTGAAGAGGAATGA
- the MTX1 gene encoding metaxin-1 isoform X2: protein MAAPMELFCWAGGWGLPSVDLDSLAVLTYARFTGAPLKVHKITNPWRSPSGTLPALQTSHGEVISVPHKIITHLRKEKYNADYDLSARQGADTLAFMSLLEEKLLPVLIHTFWVDAKNYVEVTRKWYAEAMPFPLNFFLPGRMQRQYVERLQLLCGEHRPEEEEELEKELYQEARECLTLLSQRLGSQKFFFGDAPASLDAFVFSYLALLQQAKLPSGKLQAHLRGLHNLCAYCTHILSLYFPWEGAEVPPPRQTPANPETEEEPYRRRNQILSVLAGLAAMAGYALLSGIVSIHRAPPARAPRTRALGMAEEVEEE from the exons ATGGCGGCGCCCATGGAGCTGTTCtgctgggcagggggctggggcctgCCCTCAGTGGACCTGGACAGCCTGGCCGTGCTG ACCTATGCCAGATTTACTGGTGCCCCACTCAAGGTGCACAAGATCACCAACCCCTGGCGGAGCCCTTCAG GAACTCTGCCTGCCCTTCAGACCAGTCACGGAGAGGTCATCTCAGTACCACACAAGATCATCACCCACCTTCGAAAAGAG AAGTACAATGCTGATTATGATCTGTCAGCCCGGCAAGGAGCAGACACCTTGGCCTTTATGTCTCTGCTGGAGGAGAAGCTGCTCCCGGTGCTG ATACATACTTTCTGGGTAGACGCCAAGAACTATGTGGAAGTAACCCGGAAGTGGTACGCAGAGGCTATGCCCTTTCCCCTCAACTTCTTCCTGCCTGGCCGCATGCAGCGGCAGTACGTGGAGCGGCTGCAGCTGCTGTGTGGGGAGCACAggccagaggaggaggaagagctgGAGAAGGAG CTGTACCAGGAAGCTCGGGAATGCCTGACCCTTCTCTCTCAGCGCCTGGGCTCTCAGAAATTCTTCTTTGGAGATGC CCCCGCCTCCCTGGATGCCTTTGTCTTCAGCTACTTGGCCCTGCTGCAGCAGGCGAAGCTGCCCAGTGGGAAACTGCAGGCCCACCTGCGGGGGCTGCACAACCTGTGTGCCTACTGCACCCATATCCTCAGCCTCTACTTCCCTTGGGAGGGAG CTGAGGTGCCACCTCCACGCCAGACACCAGCAAACCCAGAGACTGAGGAGGAGCCATATCGGCGCCGGAACCAGATCCTATCCGTGTTGGCGGGGCTGGCAGCCATGGCGGGTTATGCCTTGCTCAGTGGCATTGTCTCCATCCACCGGGCACCACCTGCCCGGGCCCCACGCACACGGGCCCTGGGCATGGCTGAGGAGGTTGAAGAGGAATGA